Proteins from a genomic interval of SAR324 cluster bacterium:
- a CDS encoding cupin domain-containing protein, with the protein MNDYQFKLVKIKGEFTWHNHADTDETFIVLEGSMGIEFRDRKVQLSEGEMIVVPRGEEHKPFADEECKVLLVEPKAVVNTGDAGGELTADNDVWV; encoded by the coding sequence ATGAATGACTACCAGTTCAAGCTGGTGAAGATCAAAGGTGAGTTCACTTGGCACAATCACGCCGATACTGATGAAACTTTCATTGTGCTAGAGGGTTCCATGGGAATTGAATTCAGAGATCGGAAGGTTCAATTGAGTGAGGGGGAGATGATCGTGGTTCCCCGTGGAGAGGAACACAAGCCCTTCGCTGATGAAGAGTGCAAGGTGTTGCTAGTTGAACCAAAAGCAGTGGTCAACACAGGCGATGCTGGAGGTGAGTTGACTGCTGACAATGACGTCTGGGTTTAG